Proteins encoded in a region of the Methanobrevibacter millerae genome:
- a CDS encoding DUF3344 domain-containing protein — protein sequence MKINIKNSIFILVLIFTLLISLSAISAAEIDDVSVNSTDNNILTNNDENNILETFNQGNSDDVLSYPASSSNSYLKFENDDITITEGDSCVIKGTLYTGNSINTDGNFPLEYNNLKTNDLGYIDMRNGIFSLDISSWNLKASSSSYKLTFSAEESGEYIGEFLGGGGYPEMDNSYVLIKVKEKQVLPTNWDSVYLRESGVVSGSADIIAVNPWTTSGSLEYAILNDVKNVKSAIVVINSYSGSGNSDTYALTSDVTLTTGSSTKNLGSEALTYSGNQANDDTVYVINDHTSKQYSDYQYTYNITDDLAALSPGDTIRINVANSKYGNYGFDGRIKLISLFLAYDDGDDDKINYWFDVGQVWTQTSSSINLNTNSYTGPTDNITFKTIALSSFLAYDIKFNNKAADSPSSQNSGNYYIYAVWDNLTNYFNSGSNLVYSYSASSSGYGSYKTNMLLLTATEKAEVIPEVVINSLTTPWGDGIFAGLDNNLTITLNNKESNALENVIIDVYVDESDDAVASYNVDSLTSGTSKFIINDPTVRDIDINTVIGNYNANLVKYTVNVTYNGNVLDSKSYNKKLAYNGYINKTYAYEGHDNIINRNYTITGDVILSSQSLDKYVSAGAGSRTETWDISIPENSNLVKAFLYFNYNWDKSYFPNGWTLSFNEKDIINDYVSFEKDQGNIGWGDYQYGLLVYDVSDYFVNGENTFAITKGSNAAALYPSTLIVLYNTTGSTTLKDVYFTDICDLLYGYYNTEYDGVTNIYVPYNGINVDNIKDAQWYVVAGAASGANDGDLSFNGKEFKSIWSTQSSDNSCFAYVADVSDVIGEDNNAWYITNPKTMTTVVVYEQMLVVSRDMPLPGAETTLKTEYTNTVYAGVVNNLTLTVKNTGISGENVVVRVLIGDEEIGSETIADYAAGETYTLNIVDSTVRDLTENTVNGNNNEKINYTVVVENDDGIVLDESNFTFVVLYNGNLGKDFEYPKANPTLREFTISGDVIVLTQSDSTYMKGADTNRTDVFDVALNTNVVSDALLYVSYNWDKIADGDFNTWITTFNGQTIAPITSYRDQSNLGKYGVYGYGLVVYNVTGFVVDGENTFVLNKTNGNVAVYPSTLIALTNKSGSLVGKTVYILEEADLLSKSNNKNLDAGFSTAFDVVDGNATLYVFAASAQNNEGNLIINDEKNENVWCGTANSVEAYVTEVDSDNINVYFESTGATILALHQMVVVEYGILPEIDIDSLKTPWSSGVYAGVENNLTVQINNKASESLDNVVVEVYSNETDEIVATYVFDSLPTGTSTIVITDPTVRDLTENTVWPGAQNNKIKYNINVKYADSDIINKSFDKIVAYNGYLNKTYAYDGSDNKINRNYTITGDVIVSPQPTDVYMDQFSRQRTETWNISVPDDSTLVKAFLYFNYNWDTSFFPEGWTLTFNGNDITEKYIFWDIDQGNLGGWGIYQYGSLVFDVSDYFVNGENTFNITKTGNCALYPSTLVVLYNTTASKTIKDVYFSDICDVLYGYYNKEYANETNVYVPFNGIDITDIQDASWYVFAGSADGKHDGNISFNDKVFSDLWDEGSSNSCYPYIANVTDVIGENNDAWYLTNPKLMSTVVVYEQILVVTRAKELPGAETSLKTEYANTIYAGVVNNLTLTVKNTGISAENVVVRVLIGDEEIGSETIAKYDANESYTLNIIDSTIRPVTENTVNGNNNEKVNYTVIVENDEGIIIDESNYTVVVLYNGNLGKDFEYPNANSTLREFTVTGDVIVVTTEEYSAGAATNRTDVFDVALNDDVVSDALLYVSYNWDKIANGDFNTWITTFNGQTITPIASYRDQSNLGNYGKYGYGLVVYNVTGLVVDGVNTFVLNKTKGNAAVYPSTLIVLTNAENSSIEKTVYILEEADLLSKSNNKNLDAGFNTIFDVIDGNATLFVFAASAQSGEGNLIINGETNTDVWNGTSNSVEAFIANVTSGNIKIYFESTGATILALQQMVVVENIIPEVIKQNATIVIDAPEITEGENATITVTVENATGDVTITVGNITKTDSLTDGKVIFVIPDLSKGNYTIDLAYAGDDNFNNATANSTLTVNAKEEPVPSKENVTMNITADPVSDGEDAVVVVVLPEDATGNVTVGNTTVPVVNGTASVPVSGLAVGNTTLPVVYSGDDKYNPAEDNVTITVNPKEEPVPSKENATMDVVADKAVEDENSTITVNLPKDSTGNVTAVVEGNPYTAPVVNGTATISIPGLRPGNYTAHVTYSGDDKYNPASKDIPYEVEEADKSDIVSAPDVTKYYGGSERFVVNVTDSEGNPVANKSVTIVINGQKYDRTTKADGTTSIGLSLNSGVYNATVTVDNKTINSVVTILSTVNGTDVVKVFRNATQYYATFRDSEGNYLKEGTVVTFNINGVMYERKISGNEGLAKLNLNLGQGSYVITAMNPETGENAANNITIIARLIENRDITKYYRNATQYTVKVIGDDGKAVGAGESVTFNINGVFYTRQTNESGIAKLNLNLPPGDYIITAEYKNCKVSNKIKVLPVLSAKDISMKYRDGTKFVATLVDGQGKAYASQTIQFNINGVFYNRVTDSSGQAKLNINLQAGQYIITSSYNGANIANTVTVSA from the coding sequence TTGAAAATAAATATTAAAAATTCAATTTTCATTTTAGTTTTAATATTTACATTGTTAATTTCGTTATCTGCTATTTCTGCAGCCGAAATTGATGATGTTTCGGTTAATTCAACTGATAATAATATTTTAACAAATAATGATGAAAATAATATTTTAGAAACATTTAATCAAGGAAATTCTGATGATGTTTTAAGTTATCCCGCTTCATCAAGTAATTCCTATTTGAAATTTGAAAATGATGATATAACTATTACTGAAGGTGATAGTTGTGTCATAAAAGGTACTTTATATACTGGAAATTCCATTAATACTGATGGAAATTTTCCTTTGGAGTATAATAATTTAAAAACTAATGATTTGGGATATATTGACATGAGAAATGGTATATTTTCTTTGGACATATCTTCATGGAATTTAAAGGCTAGTAGCTCTAGTTATAAATTAACTTTTAGTGCGGAAGAAAGTGGGGAATATATTGGTGAATTTTTAGGAGGTGGAGGATATCCGGAAATGGATAATTCTTATGTTCTAATTAAAGTTAAGGAAAAACAAGTTCTTCCAACAAATTGGGATTCCGTATATTTGAGGGAATCTGGTGTTGTATCAGGTAGTGCAGATATTATTGCCGTTAATCCATGGACTACCTCTGGAAGTTTGGAATATGCAATTCTTAATGATGTTAAAAATGTTAAATCTGCTATTGTGGTTATAAATTCTTATTCTGGTAGTGGTAATAGTGATACTTATGCATTAACTTCTGATGTAACTTTAACTACTGGTTCTTCAACAAAAAATTTAGGTTCTGAGGCTTTAACATATTCTGGTAATCAGGCAAATGATGATACGGTTTATGTAATTAATGACCATACATCAAAACAGTATTCAGATTATCAATATACTTATAATATTACTGATGATTTAGCTGCCTTGTCTCCTGGCGATACAATCAGGATTAATGTGGCTAATTCAAAGTATGGTAATTATGGTTTTGATGGTAGAATTAAGTTAATTTCTTTGTTTTTAGCTTATGATGATGGTGATGATGATAAGATTAACTATTGGTTTGATGTAGGTCAGGTTTGGACCCAGACATCCTCTTCAATTAATTTAAACACAAATAGTTATACTGGCCCAACAGACAATATTACTTTTAAAACAATCGCATTATCTTCTTTTTTAGCATATGATATTAAATTTAACAATAAAGCTGCTGATAGTCCTTCCAGTCAAAATAGTGGTAATTATTATATTTATGCTGTTTGGGATAACCTGACTAATTATTTCAATTCAGGCAGTAATCTTGTTTATTCTTATTCAGCTAGTAGTTCAGGATATGGTTCTTACAAAACTAACATGTTGTTATTGACTGCAACTGAAAAAGCAGAAGTTATTCCTGAAGTAGTCATAAATTCTTTAACTACTCCATGGGGTGATGGAATTTTTGCAGGTTTGGACAATAACTTGACTATCACCTTGAATAACAAGGAATCTAATGCTCTGGAAAATGTAATTATTGATGTATATGTTGATGAAAGTGATGATGCTGTGGCAAGTTACAATGTGGATTCTTTAACCAGCGGCACTTCTAAATTTATTATTAATGATCCAACTGTTAGAGATATTGATATAAACACTGTCATTGGTAATTATAATGCTAATTTGGTTAAATATACTGTAAATGTTACATATAATGGAAATGTTTTGGATTCTAAATCTTATAATAAAAAACTTGCATATAATGGTTATATTAATAAAACTTATGCTTATGAAGGGCATGATAACATAATTAATAGAAATTATACAATTACTGGTGATGTAATTTTATCATCACAATCATTAGATAAATATGTAAGTGCTGGTGCGGGTTCTAGGACTGAAACATGGGATATTTCTATTCCTGAGAACTCTAATTTGGTTAAAGCATTCCTTTACTTCAATTATAATTGGGACAAATCATATTTCCCTAATGGATGGACTTTATCATTCAATGAAAAGGATATTATAAATGATTATGTATCATTTGAAAAGGACCAAGGTAACATTGGTTGGGGAGATTATCAATATGGTCTTCTAGTATATGATGTAAGTGACTATTTTGTAAACGGTGAAAATACATTTGCTATAACTAAAGGAAGTAATGCTGCTGCATTATATCCATCAACATTGATTGTATTATATAATACTACTGGAAGTACAACACTTAAAGATGTATACTTCACTGACATATGTGATTTATTATATGGTTATTACAATACTGAATATGATGGTGTGACTAATATTTATGTTCCTTATAATGGAATTAATGTAGATAATATTAAAGATGCACAATGGTATGTTGTTGCTGGTGCTGCAAGTGGTGCAAATGATGGTGATTTATCATTCAATGGTAAAGAGTTTAAAAGTATATGGTCAACCCAGTCAAGTGATAATAGCTGTTTTGCTTATGTTGCTGATGTAAGTGATGTTATTGGTGAAGACAATAATGCATGGTATATTACAAATCCTAAAACAATGACTACTGTTGTTGTATATGAACAGATGTTGGTTGTCTCAAGAGATATGCCGTTGCCTGGTGCTGAAACTACACTTAAAACTGAGTATACTAATACTGTTTATGCTGGTGTTGTCAATAACTTAACTTTGACTGTTAAAAATACTGGCATTTCTGGTGAGAATGTTGTTGTTCGTGTTTTGATTGGTGATGAGGAGATTGGTAGCGAAACTATAGCTGATTATGCTGCTGGTGAAACTTATACTTTAAATATTGTTGATTCTACTGTTAGAGATTTAACTGAGAATACTGTTAATGGAAACAACAATGAAAAAATTAATTATACTGTTGTTGTTGAAAATGATGATGGTATTGTTCTTGATGAAAGCAATTTTACTTTTGTTGTTTTGTATAATGGTAATTTAGGTAAGGATTTCGAATATCCTAAAGCTAATCCTACTTTAAGGGAGTTTACTATTTCTGGTGATGTTATTGTTTTAACTCAAAGTGATTCCACATATATGAAAGGTGCTGATACTAACAGAACTGATGTGTTTGATGTTGCTTTAAACACTAATGTTGTCAGTGATGCATTGCTTTATGTTTCTTATAATTGGGATAAAATCGCAGATGGTGATTTTAATACATGGATTACTACTTTCAACGGTCAAACTATTGCTCCTATTACTAGTTACAGGGATCAATCTAACTTGGGAAAATATGGTGTTTATGGTTATGGTTTAGTTGTTTATAATGTGACTGGTTTTGTTGTTGATGGTGAGAATACTTTTGTTTTAAATAAGACTAATGGTAATGTTGCTGTTTATCCAAGTACTTTAATAGCTTTAACAAATAAATCTGGCAGTCTTGTTGGAAAAACTGTTTATATTTTAGAAGAAGCTGATTTGTTATCTAAATCTAACAATAAGAATTTGGATGCTGGATTCAGTACGGCTTTTGATGTGGTTGATGGCAATGCTACTTTATATGTCTTTGCTGCAAGTGCTCAAAATAATGAAGGAAACTTAATTATTAATGATGAGAAAAATGAAAATGTTTGGTGTGGAACTGCTAATTCTGTTGAGGCTTATGTTACAGAGGTTGATTCTGATAATATAAATGTCTACTTTGAGTCAACAGGTGCTACTATTTTAGCATTACACCAGATGGTTGTTGTTGAGTATGGAATTTTACCTGAAATAGACATTGATTCATTGAAAACTCCATGGTCTAGCGGTGTTTATGCAGGTGTTGAAAATAATTTAACTGTTCAAATCAACAATAAAGCATCAGAATCTCTTGATAATGTTGTTGTTGAAGTATATAGCAATGAAACTGATGAAATTGTAGCAACATATGTATTTGATTCATTACCTACTGGAACTTCAACTATTGTCATTACTGATCCAACTGTTAGGGATTTAACTGAAAATACTGTTTGGCCTGGTGCTCAAAACAATAAAATCAAATATAATATTAATGTAAAATATGCTGATAGTGATATTATCAATAAATCATTTGATAAAATTGTTGCATATAATGGTTATCTAAACAAGACATATGCTTATGATGGTTCAGATAATAAAATTAATAGAAATTACACCATTACTGGTGATGTTATCGTTTCACCACAGCCTACTGATGTATATATGGATCAGTTCTCAAGACAAAGAACTGAAACCTGGAATATTTCTGTTCCAGATGATTCAACTTTAGTTAAAGCATTCTTATACTTCAATTATAATTGGGATACTTCTTTCTTCCCTGAAGGATGGACTTTAACATTCAATGGAAATGATATCACTGAAAAATACATTTTCTGGGATATTGACCAAGGAAACCTCGGAGGATGGGGTATTTACCAATATGGTTCCTTAGTATTTGATGTAAGCGACTACTTTGTCAATGGTGAAAATACATTCAACATAACAAAAACCGGAAACTGTGCATTATATCCATCCACTTTAGTTGTTTTATACAATACAACTGCTTCTAAAACCATTAAAGATGTTTACTTTAGCGATATTTGTGATGTATTATATGGATATTATAATAAAGAATATGCAAATGAAACAAATGTATATGTACCATTCAATGGCATTGACATAACTGATATTCAGGATGCTTCATGGTATGTATTCGCGGGTTCTGCCGATGGAAAACATGATGGAAACATATCATTCAATGATAAAGTATTCTCTGATTTATGGGATGAAGGTAGCAGTAACAGTTGTTATCCATATATTGCAAATGTAACTGATGTAATCGGTGAAAATAATGATGCATGGTACTTAACCAACCCTAAATTGATGTCTACTGTTGTTGTATATGAACAAATATTGGTAGTAACAAGAGCTAAGGAGTTACCTGGTGCTGAAACTTCACTAAAAACTGAGTATGCCAACACTATTTATGCAGGTGTTGTCAATAATTTAACTTTAACCGTTAAAAATACTGGAATTTCTGCTGAAAATGTTGTTGTCCGTGTTTTAATTGGTGATGAAGAGATTGGTAGTGAAACCATTGCCAAATATGATGCAAATGAGTCCTACACTTTAAACATTATTGATTCAACAATAAGACCAGTAACCGAAAACACTGTTAACGGAAATAATAATGAGAAAGTAAATTATACTGTAATAGTTGAAAATGATGAAGGTATCATTATTGATGAAAGCAATTATACTGTTGTTGTTTTATACAATGGTAATTTAGGAAAAGACTTCGAATATCCTAATGCTAACTCCACATTAAGAGAATTCACTGTCACTGGTGATGTTATTGTAGTGACTACTGAAGAATATAGTGCAGGTGCTGCAACAAACAGAACTGATGTGTTTGATGTTGCTTTAAATGATGATGTTGTCAGTGATGCATTGCTTTATGTTTCATATAACTGGGATAAAATCGCAAATGGTGACTTCAATACTTGGATTACTACATTCAACGGTCAAACTATCACTCCTATTGCTAGTTACAGAGATCAGTCTAACCTAGGTAACTATGGTAAATATGGTTACGGTTTAGTTGTTTATAATGTAACTGGTTTAGTTGTTGATGGTGTAAATACCTTTGTTTTAAATAAGACTAAAGGTAATGCTGCTGTTTATCCAAGCACTTTAATAGTTTTAACTAATGCTGAAAATAGTTCAATTGAAAAAACTGTTTATATATTGGAAGAAGCTGATTTGTTATCTAAATCTAACAATAAGAATTTGGATGCTGGATTTAACACCATCTTTGATGTGATTGATGGCAATGCTACTTTATTTGTCTTTGCTGCAAGTGCACAATCTGGTGAAGGAAACTTGATTATAAATGGTGAAACTAATACTGACGTTTGGAATGGAACATCTAACTCTGTTGAAGCATTCATTGCAAATGTAACTTCAGGAAATATCAAAATCTACTTTGAATCAACCGGTGCTACTATTTTAGCATTACAACAAATGGTTGTTGTGGAAAATATTATTCCGGAAGTCATTAAACAAAATGCTACAATTGTCATTGATGCTCCTGAAATAACAGAAGGAGAAAACGCTACAATTACAGTAACTGTAGAAAATGCTACTGGTGATGTAACAATAACTGTCGGTAATATTACAAAAACAGATTCATTAACTGATGGTAAAGTCATATTTGTAATTCCTGATTTAAGTAAAGGAAACTATACTATTGATTTAGCTTATGCTGGTGATGATAATTTCAATAATGCAACTGCAAACTCTACATTAACTGTAAATGCTAAGGAGGAACCAGTTCCTTCTAAAGAAAATGTTACTATGAATATTACTGCTGATCCTGTTAGTGATGGTGAAGATGCTGTTGTTGTTGTGGTTTTACCTGAAGATGCTACTGGTAATGTGACTGTTGGCAATACTACTGTTCCTGTGGTTAATGGTACTGCTAGTGTTCCTGTTTCTGGTTTAGCTGTTGGTAATACTACTTTGCCTGTTGTTTATTCCGGTGATGATAAGTATAACCCTGCAGAAGATAATGTAACAATAACAGTTAATCCAAAAGAAGAACCTGTTCCTTCTAAGGAGAATGCTACTATGGATGTTGTTGCAGATAAGGCAGTTGAAGATGAAAACTCTACAATTACTGTAAACTTACCTAAAGATTCTACAGGTAATGTGACTGCTGTTGTTGAGGGCAATCCATACACTGCTCCTGTTGTAAACGGTACTGCAACTATTTCTATTCCTGGTTTAAGACCTGGAAACTACACAGCTCATGTAACATACTCAGGTGATGATAAATACAACCCTGCTTCAAAAGATATTCCTTACGAAGTTGAAGAGGCTGACAAATCAGATATCGTCTCCGCTCCTGACGTAACCAAATACTATGGCGGATCTGAAAGATTTGTTGTAAATGTAACAGACAGTGAAGGTAATCCTGTTGCTAACAAGTCTGTTACTATTGTTATTAACGGTCAAAAATACGACAGAACTACTAAAGCTGATGGTACAACAAGTATTGGATTGTCATTGAACAGTGGTGTTTACAATGCTACTGTAACTGTTGATAACAAGACTATTAATTCAGTCGTTACTATATTGTCTACCGTTAACGGTACTGATGTTGTTAAAGTCTTTAGAAACGCAACTCAATACTATGCTACTTTCCGTGACAGTGAAGGTAACTACCTTAAAGAAGGAACTGTTGTAACATTTAACATCAATGGTGTAATGTATGAACGTAAAATATCTGGTAATGAAGGTTTAGCTAAATTGAACCTCAACTTGGGGCAAGGTAGTTATGTGATTACTGCAATGAATCCTGAAACTGGTGAAAATGCAGCAAACAACATTACTATCATAGCAAGACTCATAGAAAACAGAGATATTACCAAATACTACAGAAATGCAACACAATACACAGTTAAAGTCATTGGTGATGACGGTAAAGCTGTCGGCGCTGGTGAAAGCGTAACATTCAACATCAATGGTGTATTCTACACTCGTCAAACCAACGAATCAGGAATTGCAAAACTCAACTTGAACTTGCCGCCTGGAGACTACATCATCACTGCGGAATATAAAAACTGTAAAGTTTCAAACAAGATTAAAGTATTGCCTGTATTGTCCGCAAAAGACATTTCAATGAAATACCGTGACGGAACAAAATTCGTTGCAACTCTCGTTGACGGTCAAGGTAAGGCATATGCTAGTCAAACTATTCAGTTTAACATCAATGGTGTTTTCTACAACAGAGTTACTGACTCTTCAGGTCAGGCAAAACTAAATATTAACTTACAGGCAGGTCAGTACATTATAACTTCAAGCTATAATGGTGCAAACATCGCAAACACTGTAACTGTATCTGCTTAA
- a CDS encoding ferritin gives MVSENMEKALNAQLNAEVYSGYLYLSMAAYFEDEDLAGFANWMRVQAEEELEHGMKFYDYIIRRGASVTLSAIEGPQTEWDSPLAAFEHVLEHEKMVSGLINDLVNLAIEEKDHATNNFLQWFVEEQVEEEENAMELLAKAKFADGDNRLMYELNKELGERAPSND, from the coding sequence ATGGTATCAGAAAATATGGAAAAAGCATTAAATGCTCAATTAAACGCTGAGGTATACTCAGGATATTTATACTTATCCATGGCAGCTTATTTTGAAGATGAAGACTTAGCAGGATTTGCTAACTGGATGAGAGTACAAGCTGAAGAAGAATTAGAACATGGTATGAAATTTTATGATTACATTATCAGAAGAGGGGCTTCTGTAACTTTATCTGCTATTGAAGGACCTCAAACTGAATGGGATTCTCCATTAGCAGCATTTGAACATGTTTTAGAACATGAAAAAATGGTTTCCGGATTAATCAATGACTTAGTAAACTTAGCTATTGAAGAAAAAGACCATGCAACCAACAACTTCTTGCAGTGGTTCGTTGAAGAACAAGTTGAAGAAGAAGAAAACGCAATGGAATTGCTCGCAAAAGCTAAATTTGCTGACGGCGACAACAGATTAATGTATGAATTGAACAAAGAATTAGGTGAACGCGCACCTTCAAACGACTAG
- a CDS encoding phenylacetate--CoA ligase family protein, which produces MMWNEKIETMSRQDLEELQLKKLQKTVKIAFDEIPYYNKKYSEAEVYPEDIETLKDIEKLPFITKDDLRESYPFGLIRVDMKEIKELHSSSGTTGKPVVSGYTEKDLDTWAETIARGLTMMGIGEEDILQNTHGYGMFTGGFGVHYGCHKVGATIIPISTGQTRRQIEIMKDFGTTGLIFTPSYGIHLGEVALEDGIDPKELGIKAIGFGAEMWTEEIRQKVEDIFGAKAYNIYGLTELMGPGVGVECEAQEGLHIPEDIYYPEIIDPNTLRTLGPDTPGELVLTNLEREGMPVIRFRTKDLTKITYEKCSCGRTHARMSRITGRSDDMIKVKGVAIFPSQIEKALLKAGDVEPHYLIIVTRPGTLDEIEVKVEASQDIFFDGVKEMMAVQQKIGKSIENETGIRVKVTLVEPKTLPRFEGKAKRVIDERNLH; this is translated from the coding sequence ATGATGTGGAATGAGAAAATAGAAACAATGTCAAGGCAAGACCTTGAAGAATTACAATTAAAGAAACTTCAAAAAACTGTAAAAATAGCTTTTGATGAAATTCCTTATTATAACAAGAAATACAGTGAAGCAGAAGTTTATCCTGAAGATATTGAAACATTAAAAGACATTGAAAAGTTACCATTCATTACAAAAGATGACTTGCGTGAAAGCTATCCTTTCGGACTAATCCGTGTTGACATGAAAGAAATCAAAGAATTGCACTCTTCATCAGGTACTACAGGTAAACCAGTAGTTTCAGGATACACCGAAAAAGACTTGGACACTTGGGCAGAAACAATAGCTCGTGGATTAACCATGATGGGAATTGGCGAAGAGGACATTCTTCAAAATACACACGGATACGGCATGTTTACCGGAGGATTCGGTGTTCACTACGGATGTCACAAGGTTGGAGCAACAATCATTCCTATTTCAACCGGACAGACCAGAAGACAAATCGAAATCATGAAAGATTTCGGCACCACAGGATTGATTTTTACACCATCATACGGAATACATTTAGGGGAAGTTGCACTTGAAGATGGAATTGATCCTAAAGAATTGGGAATCAAGGCTATTGGTTTTGGAGCTGAAATGTGGACTGAAGAAATCAGACAGAAAGTGGAAGACATCTTCGGTGCAAAAGCATACAACATTTATGGATTAACAGAACTTATGGGACCCGGTGTAGGTGTTGAATGTGAAGCACAGGAAGGTTTGCACATCCCTGAAGACATCTATTATCCTGAAATTATTGACCCTAACACATTAAGGACTTTAGGGCCAGACACTCCAGGAGAACTGGTATTGACTAACTTAGAAAGAGAAGGAATGCCAGTAATCAGATTCAGAACAAAAGACCTGACCAAAATAACCTATGAAAAATGCAGCTGCGGAAGAACACATGCTAGAATGAGCAGAATTACAGGAAGATCTGACGACATGATTAAAGTTAAAGGTGTAGCTATTTTCCCATCACAAATCGAAAAGGCATTGCTTAAAGCAGGTGATGTAGAGCCTCATTATTTAATAATAGTTACAAGACCTGGAACTTTAGATGAAATCGAAGTTAAAGTCGAAGCATCACAGGATATTTTCTTTGATGGTGTTAAGGAAATGATGGCAGTTCAGCAAAAAATCGGAAAATCAATTGAAAATGAAACTGGTATCAGAGTAAAAGTAACCCTTGTAGAACCAAAAACCTTACCTAGATTTGAAGGAAAAGCTAAAAGAGTTATTGATGAGAGGAATTTACATTAG
- a CDS encoding hydrogenase iron-sulfur subunit, giving the protein MSEDLKIVGLLCNWCCYGGADTAGTARMQYPPNIRIIRVMCSGRINPSMIFKAFEEGADGVFVGGCHIGDCHYDAGNYKWSRRAKIVQDIIEEFGIEKERFRFEWISASEGEKFQTTMDEFYKTLSKLGPLELE; this is encoded by the coding sequence ATGTCTGAAGATTTAAAAATTGTAGGATTATTATGTAATTGGTGTTGTTATGGTGGAGCAGATACTGCAGGTACAGCACGTATGCAATATCCGCCTAATATAAGAATTATTCGTGTAATGTGCTCTGGAAGAATCAATCCTTCAATGATTTTTAAAGCATTTGAAGAAGGAGCAGATGGTGTATTTGTAGGAGGCTGTCATATAGGTGACTGCCATTATGATGCCGGTAACTACAAGTGGTCACGTAGAGCAAAAATTGTCCAAGATATCATAGAAGAATTTGGAATTGAAAAAGAAAGATTCAGATTCGAATGGATATCTGCTTCCGAAGGAGAAAAATTTCAAACAACAATGGACGAATTTTATAAGACTCTCTCTAAATTAGGTCCATTGGAATTGGAGTAA
- a CDS encoding acetolactate synthase has protein sequence MKIKQLSIFLQNKMGSLAKPLEVLTVADVNIRAMCMADTSEFGILRLVVDDPEKGKEALEQNNFLVKMTEIIGVEMNDAPGGLTSVLKIIRDNNIDLEYLYAFTHDKADKAILLLHASDIDKLIEVLENNNITIVKSEEVYNL, from the coding sequence ATGAAAATCAAACAGCTATCAATATTTTTACAAAACAAGATGGGCAGTCTAGCAAAACCCCTGGAAGTTTTAACAGTTGCCGATGTCAATATCAGGGCAATGTGTATGGCAGACACTTCCGAGTTTGGTATATTAAGACTTGTTGTTGATGATCCTGAAAAAGGAAAGGAAGCTTTAGAGCAAAACAATTTCCTTGTTAAGATGACGGAAATAATCGGTGTTGAAATGAACGATGCACCTGGAGGCCTTACCAGTGTTTTAAAAATAATCAGAGACAACAACATTGATTTGGAATATCTTTATGCATTTACACATGACAAAGCGGACAAAGCTATCCTATTACTTCATGCATCAGATATTGACAAATTGATTGAAGTTCTTGAAAACAATAATATTACAATAGTCAAAAGTGAAGAAGTTTACAATTTATAA